The genomic window CGCACGCATCTGGAGGCGCCGAATAGAGAGCAGTCAGCTCCTTCGAAACCGATGACAAGTGATGAGAGCAACGTGGCGCCTGGAACAGCATCGTCGGAGAAAGTACGACAGGCTGGGggcacctcgctgctgctgcgcatcggcAGCGTGACGCACTGGTGCCTGCAAGAGGTAAAGGGTGCGCTGCGCAACATCCGCGATGTTCAGTTCGTCGCGTCAGCCGGTGAGCCTCTGCTGGCGTTTCTGTTTGAGAAGCAGCCGACGTGGGCGGGCCGagtgaagctgctggagTGGCGCAGCAAGACAGTTGAGTCGCACATGCTAACATGCTCTATCGAGTGGATGAAAGTAACACTGGCGAAcaccgcggcgccgcatATGCTCTCTCTCAGCGAGGTGGATGGGCTGCCGTACGATGCGACGAGCATGACACCGCTTCCAGCTTTCCAGGATGTGCCGTCTGCCGTGTTGTGTGTGAGTCGCAACATGATGGTGCACGTGAGCACAAAAAGCGGCTACGGCGTGTACGTGAACGCTATGGGTGAAGAGCAGGCGCGCAGTTTGAAATCCTCAGCCGTGAGTTctgaggcgctgcagtggcgtAACGCCTCACAGGCAACGTCTACGGACCTCGTGAAGGTGAACCTCAACTTCGCGAACGCCACGTCCGTACTTCTCTCGCAGCCGACGACGCCGGGGAAAGCGCTGGCGGTatcgactgctgctgcatctgcaTCTGTAGGCAATCACAGTCAGCGCCTGCTTGTTAtaacagaggaggaggggactGTCGTGGAGGTGCACCTACAGAGCCACGGCTACTCCGTTGGGAGCATCAGTGCAGAAATCGTCATGACTGgctgcttctgctcctcgtACGCCGCCATCGACGCCACACGGTACTTTCTCGGTGCCTTGAACGGCGACTCTCGTTTGATTGCCCACACCCCACGCGACCCGTGCAAGGTGCTCCAGAAATTTGTCGGTCTCGGGCCCGTGCGGGACGTCGACATTGTGGAtaccaccagcaccgccgcccccctggggggagaggatgaTCTACACGATTCGTCTGTCGAGACCTCCCCGTACGCAGACCTGTTTCGCACCGTGGAGCTCGAGGCAGAGCCGACCATGACACCGTCGCAGCGAAAGGCGGTGATGGATATTGCTCTGTGTTCCGGTAGTGGCTCGGCAGGAAGTCTCTCAATCTTGCGACGATCGATCCGCAGCCGCGTGGTGCGGCAGGAAGAGCTGAACGCCATCTCCGTTTTCTTTTTGGAACCCGCCAACCCCGATGCCCGCAAGCGACAGCGAGACGTCGTGGacgaaagcgagagaggggatgcACCTTCAGCGTCGCTAgtcggtgctggtgctgtgctgcactcGCACCTCCTCATCAGCGGCACGAACTTTTCCATTCTCTTTGCGGTGCGCAGCGACTCGGTACAGCAGGTGCGTGGGGCTGCTCTCAGCGTGGCTGCTCGCACCGTTTACGCTGTGCATGTCGACTGGATGCCAGGCCTGCTGCAAGTGACGGAGACGGAACTGCGACTTCTCTCTGGCGATGGCAAGCGTCGACTGGCCAGTACGGAATTCCGGACGCTGCCGGCAATTCAGCAAGCCAGCAGCCAGGGTGCCGCGGCAAACCTGGCTGTCTCTGCCTTGTTGGTCGCTGAAATGCGCTGCGTCCTTGTCCGCTTCACAGATGGGCAACTGCTGTCCTTTGGCCTGGAGGATGCTAAGGCGATGTCAACGGCGGCTCTTCTCCTCGAGAAGGTAACGGCCGTCGCATGGTGGAAATCGGCAGCGCAAGACCCGCGGCAACGCCAGCACACGCTGGTGGTAGTGCAGAGCATGGACCTCATTTTTTACACGCTGAAGTCACCGCAAGCAGTGCAGCGGGCGTCGAGCTTCCCCAATTTTGCTCTCATTCCACCTTTTGCGATGGAAGGGGTTGAGACGCCAGTGGtgaagctgcgcgagcggcTGAATGcagagccgctgccgacTGTCACGCACCTCTCCGTTTTCGATCAGCACGAGAATGCCGCTGTGTCCGCTGCGCCGACGGAGGCGACTCTCGTGATGATTCTGTCAACCGGGGAGTTAGTGACGTACCGGGTTGTCCCTGCTGATGCCAGCGCACCCAGGAGGTGTGTGAAGCTGGTTTATCACATCCTTGATGTGGCCCCGGAGGTAGATGTGGTGGAGTCTATCGAGGTTCGCAAGAAGCGTTTGCAGGAAGAGCGAGCACACTTGGCGAGTGTCACGCAACAGATGCGCCGGTGTAGCGAGCGTCTGGTGCCATTTTGTGCCCTCCAGGGCCGGCACAAGGGCATCTACGTTTGCGGTCAGACGCCGGTGTTTCTCGTCTATCATTATGCCACGAATCAGCTTGTCTGTACCCGGCATCACGCGACAAGCGCAGTGCGCGGCTTCGCGCCGTTCCACTCGCGGCATGTGCACGGCGGTTTTGTCTACTGCGGCGAGGGTTTTGTGCATTTCGCCACCATGCAGCCCTTCGGCGAGCTGcttggcagcagcgggtggTGGCTGGAGCGGGTGCGCTTGGGGTGCACTCCCCACCAGGTCATCTACTCCCCTGCAGCGCATGGGTGCTTTGTCGTGGTGTCTCGACCGCAACCGTTTTCCCCAAAGAGGGCCCCTTTcgatgtgcagctgcggatggtcgaggacgaggagggcaaTCGTGTGCCGCATGTGGTAGAACcagtgtcgctgccgcccctgTCCGCCACTTCCGGCTCACCTGTACCAACGAACGGGCGCTATGAGGTGCAGCTCTTTTCCACGTTGGACTGGCAGCGCGTGGATTGCCTTGCACTGGATGTGAATGAAAAAGTGCTCTCCGCGACACTGATGCAGGTGTCTCGTGACACCACCATGGACGTGGCACACCGGTCCGCCACGGCGCCGGTGTGCGCACTAGCAACGGCGTACCCGCTTGGCGAGGATGTCACCACCCGCGGGCGcgtcctgctgctggcgacgtCACAGCAGGGTGGTCAAgggatgcagcagctgcgcatcttGCACGAGGAGCCAATGAAGGGACCCGTCACTGCCATCACAAGGGTAGACGAGGATTGCATCGCGGTTGCCGTGGGCGGCACCGTACGCGTCTATCGCTACGATGCGAGCAAGGGCGTCATGGAGACCACGGCAATCTTGTACGCCGGGGCTTACGTAACGTGTTTGCAAGCATTTCGTGACTACCTCGTCATCGGGGACTTGTTTCACTCCGTCCTCTTCGCCCGCTACAGCGAAGAAATTCACACCATCACGATCCTTGGACGGGACACGAATTCCATTTCGGTCGTTTCGAGTGACATGCTGTATCACGACACGCGCTTCGGCCTCCTTGTTGCCGACGACGCACGCAATCTCATGTGTATGAGCTACAAGCCCCGCCTTCTGGAGGAGCCTGGCAAGCCGCCCAAGGTACTAgagtcgctgctgagcgTCACGGGCGAGTACCGACTGGCGGGCGGCGTGCTACTGAAGATGATGCGCCTGCGTGCCTCCGCGGCGCggtccagcagcgtcgccatcTACGTTACTAACATGGGTGAG from Leishmania panamensis strain MHOM/PA/94/PSC-1 chromosome 32 sequence includes these protein-coding regions:
- a CDS encoding cleavage and polyadenylation specificity factor-like protein (TriTrypDB/GeneDB-style sysID: LpmP.32.1420) → MLHTAVAPSLPASVVTHTVSGYFLPDSLAAQKEKEVVVIRQNHLTLYRVKEAPHSYVAAGLSSVEQLGQVAEVSLHAPPLAAATCRPLRAASDIVVLLFDDFHVSFLQYSPVTLQFNTVALVQLDDRQLSLDRCPLSAMLRVDETGTYVAVLAKRSDLFFFPVMEMMDQQAMAQAQAQAANAAAHTEPKPAAFAGSEETGVTTPSGTTAAAAQKPTVALNAWGDEDDEDNDKAPHPRTHLEAPNREQSAPSKPMTSDESNVAPGTASSEKVRQAGGTSLLLRIGSVTHWCLQEVKGALRNIRDVQFVASAGEPLLAFLFEKQPTWAGRVKLLEWRSKTVESHMLTCSIEWMKVTLANTAAPHMLSLSEVDGLPYDATSMTPLPAFQDVPSAVLCVSRNMMVHVSTKSGYGVYVNAMGEEQARSLKSSAVSSEALQWRNASQATSTDLVKVNLNFANATSVLLSQPTTPGKALAVSTAAASASVGNHSQRLLVITEEEGTVVEVHLQSHGYSVGSISAEIVMTGCFCSSYAAIDATRYFLGALNGDSRLIAHTPRDPCKVLQKFVGLGPVRDVDIVDTTSTAAPLGGEDDLHDSSVETSPYADLFRTVELEAEPTMTPSQRKAVMDIALCSGSGSAGSLSILRRSIRSRVVRQEELNAISVFFLEPANPDARKRQRDVVDESERGDAPSASLVGAGAVLHSHLLISGTNFSILFAVRSDSVQQVRGAALSVAARTVYAVHVDWMPGLLQVTETELRLLSGDGKRRLASTEFRTLPAIQQASSQGAAANLAVSALLVAEMRCVLVRFTDGQLLSFGLEDAKAMSTAALLLEKVTAVAWWKSAAQDPRQRQHTLVVVQSMDLIFYTLKSPQAVQRASSFPNFALIPPFAMEGVETPVVKLRERLNAEPLPTVTHLSVFDQHENAAVSAAPTEATLVMILSTGELVTYRVVPADASAPRRCVKLVYHILDVAPEVDVVESIEVRKKRLQEERAHLASVTQQMRRCSERLVPFCALQGRHKGIYVCGQTPVFLVYHYATNQLVCTRHHATSAVRGFAPFHSRHVHGGFVYCGEGFVHFATMQPFGELLGSSGWWLERVRLGCTPHQVIYSPAAHGCFVVVSRPQPFSPKRAPFDVQLRMVEDEEGNRVPHVVEPVSLPPLSATSGSPVPTNGRYEVQLFSTLDWQRVDCLALDVNEKVLSATLMQVSRDTTMDVAHRSATAPVCALATAYPLGEDVTTRGRVLLLATSQQGGQGMQQLRILHEEPMKGPVTAITRVDEDCIAVAVGGTVRVYRYDASKGVMETTAILYAGAYVTCLQAFRDYLVIGDLFHSVLFARYSEEIHTITILGRDTNSISVVSSDMLYHDTRFGLLVADDARNLMCMSYKPRLLEEPGKPPKVLESLLSVTGEYRLAGGVLLKMMRLRASAARSSSVAIYVTNMGEIGYLVPLGDQTSRTGQWVVRRLQSEVAHAGGLPPRMFLGFPQDDPLRSLKGDEWMLHFPLLEQLYRQDLRTRKLIASAAQTQLERVMNVGATVSAELGHI